In Streptomyces sp. NBC_00878, a single window of DNA contains:
- a CDS encoding TetR/AcrR family transcriptional regulator: MTAIEQTEAARPRGTRLPRRARRNQLLGAAQEVFVAQGYHSAAMDDIAERAGVSKPVLYQHFPGKLDLYLALLDQHCESLLQAVRAALASTTDNKLRVRATMDAYFAYVEDDGGAFRLVFESDLTNEPAVRERVDKVTFECAEAICEVIAEDTGLSKAESMLLASGLGGLAQVVARSWLHSDRSVPRDQAVQLLTSLAWRGIAGFPLHGNEHH; the protein is encoded by the coding sequence GTGACAGCCATCGAGCAGACAGAGGCGGCACGCCCGCGGGGCACACGCCTGCCGCGCCGTGCCCGACGCAACCAGCTCCTCGGCGCCGCCCAGGAAGTGTTTGTTGCGCAGGGATACCACTCGGCCGCGATGGACGACATCGCCGAACGCGCGGGCGTCAGCAAACCAGTGCTCTACCAGCACTTCCCCGGCAAGCTCGACCTCTACCTCGCGCTGCTGGACCAGCACTGCGAGTCACTGCTGCAGGCCGTACGGGCCGCCCTGGCGTCCACCACGGACAACAAGCTGCGCGTGCGGGCGACCATGGACGCGTACTTCGCGTACGTGGAGGACGACGGCGGCGCCTTCCGTCTGGTCTTCGAGTCGGACCTGACGAACGAGCCCGCGGTGCGCGAGCGCGTCGACAAGGTCACGTTCGAGTGCGCGGAGGCTATCTGCGAGGTCATCGCGGAGGACACCGGTCTCTCCAAGGCGGAGTCGATGCTGCTGGCCTCGGGCCTCGGCGGACTCGCCCAGGTGGTGGCCCGCTCCTGGCTGCACAGCGACCGCAGCGTGCCGCGCGACCAGGCAGTGCAGTTGCTGACCTCGCTGGCGTGGCGGGGCATCGCCGGTTTCCCGCTGCACGGCAACGAGCACCACTGA
- a CDS encoding DUF3107 domain-containing protein — MEVKIGVLHAPREIVLESGQTPEEVERAVSDALAGKSQLLSLVDDHGRKVLVPADRLAYVELGEPTARKVGFSAL, encoded by the coding sequence GTGGAGGTCAAGATCGGCGTGCTGCACGCGCCCCGCGAGATCGTTCTGGAGAGCGGTCAGACCCCGGAAGAGGTCGAGCGCGCGGTGTCCGATGCGCTGGCCGGCAAGTCGCAGCTGCTCAGTCTCGTGGACGACCACGGCCGCAAGGTCCTGGTCCCGGCGGACCGCCTGGCCTACGTGGAGCTCGGCGAGCCGACGGCCCGCAAGGTGGGCTTCAGCGCGCTGTAG